ATCTAGCTGTCTTATTCCAACTTCTATTCCAACTGCTATGACTAATCCACTGTATACTGAACCATTATACAATTGGATACTCAGGTACAAACATATTGCATGCAGTAACAGTGAATATAGATTGATATTGAATGTATATATGTGGTTATACAAATTCGTACAGTGTTTATTGTCCTGACAGCCCCTTTGCAGAGTACATGAGCTTCAGCTGTCATCTCAGAAGTGACAAAATTGCTTTGAAACTCCAATTTGTACAGTATGTTACTTGTCACTTTGCATTTAGCTGTTCTCTAAGACAAATCCCTGTACATCCATTATAGAtgttatagtaaaaaaaaaaaaaaaaaaaaaaatacatttttaaatcctGACTACCTAGTCTCCTGTGGTCTTCAATCTCAGGAGTGGTGATGATTTCAAAAAGTTacacatgcaaaatgcaaaaacatacTAAAGACTGCAAAACGTCATGTActttctttatctttatttctctcactgtcttgcTTACATTACACatgtatgcgcacacacacacacacgcacgcgcgcacacacacacacacacacacacacacacacaaccaccagaAAAGACACACTCTAGTAAATACTGTTTACTGATACACGGATTGGGCTTAAGAGGGGACCGCTGAACATTTCAGTCTAAACAGTAAACATTCTTAATTGGATTGTGTGCTTATGTGCCTTGATGTGAATCCTCTGAGGACTGTATATTATTAGGCCTAATTGATTCTGATACAAATTTACACAAGTTTGGAAAATTAGTCCAAAGCAAATGTCTGTCACAGTGTTTATCGTGCATTTAATGGTGGCGTTTTACATGCCACCTTTCGGCAAAACAGCCATTACTGTAACACTGTTTCACTCCAGTGCAGAGTTCACCGGCCATTCGGCAGAGCGGGGAGGCTCCTGCATCTCAGGGCGACCGTCTCGTGGAAATGAATTCGTAGACCTCCAGCTCGTCACAAATGAGTCCTGAGGGGGGCACCGCGAGCCATGGGAGGGGGCATGCGCTTATCCTGAGGTTGAGAGGTGGAGCATTGATCCTCTGTTGCTGACCCCGTACCCTCACCTAGCTCCAGAGGGAGTGTGTTAAGGAACTGAAGCTCTTTCACATGGGATATAGATCTGCTTAACAGTCCCCAGAAATGTCAGCCAGCACAATGGGAAGTACAGTGGGGAAGCAGAAATACGAGTCGTTCTTTCAACCAGTGTGAATGAGAAAGGCAGAAAGGGTTTACGAGTGTCCCTCTATATGTGTCGTTTATAGTACATTCTGAAATTAGTGAATTGTGTTCATGTACTATATAGACAGACTCACACCGAATAGAAAAGTTTTAAATGTAGTCGAcctcaaacacagacagatggtctgtaagagcagcagcagacctATAGGTCTCTGGCTGATTGAAGGTCGGTGCCATTTTTTGGCAACCTTCTCTCGCGGTGAcactggtgagaaaaaaaaaagtgagctcCTTGGCTTAGCGGGCACCCACATCTTTGGTTTCACATCACCTTCAATTTGAATTCCATTACTTGCCGTGCCACACTTCAAATAATGCTGGGGCCTATTAATTACCAAAGTATGGGTTCAGGGTAAAGGTGAACGTGCAATTACAGAATTAAATCAAGCCCCCGTTTAGCTTGTCAGTCCTGACAGAAATAATTTGGGTGAATTATTAAATGCTTCCACCGTGCTCTGCTTCTTCATTGTTGGCGGAGACATACTCAACTGCGCAAATCAAAGCTGTGGGTCCTTCTCCTTTcttaatgaaataaaaccatTAATTGTGCTCTTGTGCTCTCTTTTATTAGATTCTATTAACTGTATCTCTTGCATGtttagatttaaaaataaaatgaaatatgactTAACAGTGTTGCCGTGTGCATGCTTAAGTTTCTCAGTATTCTTTGGGCCGGTTAATAAAAGAGGTCAGATTTGATGAGGTCGTTTCTCATTTGTGGTGGTTATGAGTCATGTCCAAATTGCAGGTGATTATCATGAGTGTCTGTCTAGGTAATTAGAAGTAGTTAGCTATCTGTTCAGGTAATTTGAAGTTGTGAAGTGACGCTCAGATAGCAAACTTATAGATGTTTGTTCATATTACACATGTCTTACTCAGACATATTTCTTATTGCTGTTAatggtgcagtgcagtgtggtgCATGTAAACAAGACATCACAGAACTCTGAATCTGTTCAGAATTGCATATAAGATATTTCACGCTATCATGACTATTTGCATGACTTATTTGTGCTGCTCAagtcatatttaaaatgtgtgcttCTCAgctctaaaataaataataataataaaaaaaaaaaaaacacaacacaacaaaaatgtcttgttCTGTCGAATGCCGGTGTTAGCCAGCATTTTAAAGTAATTGTTGGTAATGAAGCAATTTGCCAATGGCTGACTAGATTCAGTGGCTGCATTTTGGTCTTTACAACAACCAGCTGCCTTTAATTAGTAAATCAAGTCAGAGTAAGGCTGTGGGCGGTCAGAGTGGCTGCGTATGAAGTCAAGAGTGGCATGTGCTCCATTGATTAGGTTGCCGTGTAGTTTATACTGGCACAATGGCAGGAATGCATGTACCGCTGGTCATTTGTCTCAGGTATTGTACACCAAAAGGTATGTTATGAGTCATAGCTATTCATTACAATGCTGCTTGATTTACAGTGTTAATGATCTTTTCCAGTGCCATTATGCTTCACTCTGTGTCAGCTGGAGGTGTATATTGTGCTAAAACAGCAAGAGGTAGGTAGCAGACTTTGTTATTGTTCCCTTACAATTCTAAATTAGCAGACAGGGTATATTTACCATGTCACAACAGTGGAATGGTAAACAATGAATAAATGCTGTTTGCTAAGACATTTTGTCTCCCTGTAGCCCGCGCAGCTGCCTTGGGTTTGGATTATCCAGGAGTTCACGGAGCCCCCAGTCTGCTTGGACCAGCTCATCCTGGGATATTCCCCCACAGCATGCTGTTAAGACCTCAGCTCTATGAAAATGATAATTACCCTGGAGGGTCTGAGACTGAGCTTGACATGGCCTACCACAGCCAAAACCAGCCAATGCTGAGATTCCTAGGTCATCGAACACATGAACAGGCTTCCCCCAGAGGTCCTGAATCCACACCGTTTTTACTGAACCATGGTAGTCAAACTGAATACTCCACCGACGAATTGCTAAGCCCTCCCAGAGGACAGTCCGTTATCAACCGCAAGCCCAATTTTGAGCAGGTCAAGCATGTCGCCCCCTCAACGAGGCCTGAAGCCCCAGGCCAACCTGACCTTGTGAATAGGGATCCTCAAGGTCACAATGAGCCGTTCTCATTTGTCTACAGTGAACATGACCTTGTTGTTGACGAATCCGTCCCCATGCCACATGACGTGTCTCTCAGTGGATTCTCACAGCCTCAGAGCAGAGGTCACAGTGCCTACCAGAGGGGTCTTGGTCTAACTGGGTATGGcctaaaaaagagagaaggtcCTGTCTTGCGCTCGTCTCATTTCACTCAGAAAGGTCATGCCAGCACCATGAGTAGCTTAGTCCCTGCTGGTGGTAGAAGGAATAGGAATCGGTTCCCTGGTCCTGTTGCCAAGTCTCTGCTCAGAGGCCTCGATGTCAGGCTGTTTGTTCAGAGCAAACCTGTTCTTAGACGTCTGAAGACAATACACCGTTTGGCTCAACGAGGATAAGTCAGGCACTGcgtgaaataaaaatggtacgatttcaaaatgtgtcacttGATGTTTTTCTGCCAAATGATTTTATACTTCAAACTTAAATATGTACAATGCATTGTTGCTTCCTACCTGTGGAGGAAAACGGCtctaaaaaacaaatgacaactATGTTCCATCAACATATGACAAATAGTCGGCATACTGAGTAccatttccccccttttcctcAGCACCTCACCGAGGTCTAGATGTTACCAGATGTTACCAGAGTGCCATCTATTGGTGCTAATGGGTAGATATCCTGTTGGCTCATTGTGCTGCACACAGGTGCAGCATGATAGAAGGTCAACCTTTAACAAATCCCATAATCTGTTTACAATCTGTTGTTTGCAAGTACTACCAGCGGTTATGTTAATTTCCCCAAATAGCCTTGGTTTTTCAGCTTCACCAGGTACTGTTGGTGTTCTGACATTTTCTAATCAAGaaaatcaaatattcaaatgcGTTTTTTGAGAAACACCAGACTCTTGGTAGGCACTGTTAACAGATTGAGAGCATTTATCCATGCACAAATTATTTCTCAAATGGAGAACAGGCACTGGAAGCACAAGTGGATTTGCTATTCACAAGATTAATTGAAGAAAGGCTCTCTTTTGCTTTAGATGTCAGCCCTTGCTTTCATTCCTTGCTGAAAGGCATTTGAGGGGGTGAAACAGTAGACGGATAAGGTTACCCACTGATCGGCCCATAAATCAATCAGGAGCCAGACAGTGAGTTAGCTATGAACACTCATCCAGAACGCAAATAAGCAAATAAGTGGCACAACAAAGTGAAGCAATCAActgtttttggggggtggggaggaaggC
The Myripristis murdjan chromosome 16, fMyrMur1.1, whole genome shotgun sequence DNA segment above includes these coding regions:
- the LOC115373942 gene encoding uncharacterized protein LOC115373942 isoform X1, with amino-acid sequence MAGMHVPLVICLSAIMLHSVSAGGVYCAKTARARAAALGLDYPGVHGAPSLLGPAHPGIFPHSMLLRPQLYENDNYPGGSETELDMAYHSQNQPMLRFLGHRTHEQASPRGPESTPFLLNHGSQTEYSTDELLSPPRGQSVINRKPNFEQVKHVAPSTRPEAPGQPDLVNRDPQGHNEPFSFVYSEHDLVVDESVPMPHDVSLSGFSQPQSRGHSAYQRGLGLTGYGLKKREGPVLRSSHFTQKGHASTMSSLVPAGGRRNRNRFPGPVAKSLLRGLDVRLFVQSKPVLRRLKTIHRLAQRG
- the LOC115373942 gene encoding uncharacterized protein LOC115373942 isoform X2, with the protein product MAGMHVPLVICLRYCTPKARAAALGLDYPGVHGAPSLLGPAHPGIFPHSMLLRPQLYENDNYPGGSETELDMAYHSQNQPMLRFLGHRTHEQASPRGPESTPFLLNHGSQTEYSTDELLSPPRGQSVINRKPNFEQVKHVAPSTRPEAPGQPDLVNRDPQGHNEPFSFVYSEHDLVVDESVPMPHDVSLSGFSQPQSRGHSAYQRGLGLTGYGLKKREGPVLRSSHFTQKGHASTMSSLVPAGGRRNRNRFPGPVAKSLLRGLDVRLFVQSKPVLRRLKTIHRLAQRG